From Syngnathus scovelli strain Florida chromosome 14, RoL_Ssco_1.2, whole genome shotgun sequence, one genomic window encodes:
- the yju2 gene encoding splicing factor YJU2, translating into MSERKVLNKYYPPDFDPAKIPKLKLPKDRQYVVRLMAPFNMRCKTCGEYIYKGKKFNARKETVMNQLYMGLPIFRFYIKCTRCLAEITFKTDPENTDYAMEHGATRNFQAEKLIEEEEKRVQQEREDEELNNPMKVLENRTRDSKMEMEVLENLQELKDLNQRQAQVDFESMLGKYRELEKREREREKEEDERETKDMLDRALVKRLRDSDSENEEDASGNSGDVPSQKPSNTYNPTDILTDDKPTEAPGAVTAKKPKLESWEKSVGTLGAGGALGSLVVRKKSTTAASSRTDKKASPCASSVAEHSTPCGDAPKETPSLSLLVAYSDSESNDSE; encoded by the exons ATGTCTGAAAGGAAAGTGTTGAAT AAATACTACCCTCCGGACTTTGATCCGGCCAAAatccctaaacttaaattgcctAAAGATCGACAGTATGTGGTCAGATTGATGGCACCATTCAACATGAG GTGTAAAACCTGCGGCGAGTACATCTACAAGGGAAAGAAGTTCAACGCACGTAAAGAGACAGTCATGAACCAGCTCTACATGGGACTCCCCATCTTCCGCTTTTACATCAAATGTACACGCTGTCTGGCGGAGATTACATTCAAG acggacccggagaacACGGACTATGCCATGGAGCACGGGGCCACCCGAAACTTCCAGGCGGAGAAACTCatcgaggaggaggagaagcgaGTCCAGCAAGAGCGAGAGGATGAGGAGCTCAACAACCCCATGAAG GTGCTGGAGAACCGCACACGGGACTCCAAGATGGAGATGGAGGTGCTGGAGAATCTCCAGGAACTAAAAGACCTGAACCAGAGACAGGCCCAGGTGGACTTTGAGAGCATGCTGGGCAAGTACCGAGAGCTGGAGAAGAGAGAAAGGGAGCGGGAGAAAGAAGAGGACGAGCGGGAGACCAA AGACATGTTGGACCGAGCGCTGGTGAAGAGATTGCGCGACTCCGACTCTGAGAATGAAGAAGACGCCAGCGGCAACAGCGGAGACGTCCCGTCACAGAAGCCCTCCAACACTTACAACCCAACTGACATCCTCACAGACGACAAACCCACAGAAGCTCCT GGCGCTGTCACTGCAAAAAAGCCCAAGCTGGAGAGCTGGGAGAAGAGTGTGGGCACCCTAGGTGCAGGTGGCGCTCTCGGATCGCTTGTCGTACGCAAGAAATCGACCACTGCCGCTAGCTCGCGAACAG ACAAAAAGGCATCTCCTTGTGCCAGCAGCGTGGCTGAACATTCAACTCCTTGCGGGGACGCACCGAAGGAAACGCCGTCACTCAGCCTGTTGGTTGCTTATTCAGACAGCGAGAGCAATGACAGCGAATGA
- the LOC125981037 gene encoding SH2 domain-containing adapter protein F, protein MAKWLKDYLNFGNRRDPPQPPRPDYSESEILRAYRAQKELDFEDPYQCSVKEHQNGGGYGGVDVSLPPFPSFGLSNGTTEVKVLSPKHRLIKVESQEFGHCKIALSPVTVQEEPVLPSAPVAPDPDTDYSDPFDACPDPRTRTNWEPESAPADCSSYMEPFEAQKIISEMQRNKSTSGSQLYDSPYEEQTRLPARAPTATPQQLHRLDSALSPADDRESRLPQNDERPADEYDQPWEWKKNDISKALAVQFEGAERERSRVQTENSRMTKAANASAVAADSNTLRLLCDALPLLGERVDPNLPLERQVWYHGALSRSEAETLLTLCKESSYLVRNSQTCRSDFSLSLRSCKGFMHMKFTRLADGCFVLGENSPPFATIPEVIHYYSSHKLPIRGAEHMSLLYPVIVQTL, encoded by the exons ATGGCAAAGTGGCTGAAGGACTACCTGAACTTTGGTAACcgacgtgaccccccgcagcccCCAAGGCCAGACTACAGCGAGAGCGAGATCCTGCGGGCCTACCGAGCCCAAAAGGAGCTGGACTTCGAGGATCCGTACCAGTGCTCGGTAAAGGAGCACCAAAACGGGGGCGGCTATGGTGGTGTGGATGTAAGCCTGCCTCCATTTCCTTCCTTTGGCTTGTCTAATGGTACTACAGAG GTGAAGGTGTTGTCCCCTAAACACCGGCTGATTAAAGTGGAGTCTCAGGAGTTTGGCCACTGTAAGATAGCCCTGAGTCCAGTCACTGTTCAAGAGGAGCCT GTGCTGCCCTCTGCCCCGGTAGCACCGGACCCCGACACGGACTATTCGGACCCGTTTGACGCCTGTCCAGATCCGAGAACGCGGACCAACTGGGAGCCTGAATCGGCGCCGGCGGACTGCTCTAGCTACATGGAGCCATTTGAGGCTCAGAAGATTATTTCAG AGATGCAGCGTAACAAGAGCACCAGTGGCAGCCAGCTTTACGACAGCCCGTATGAGGAACAGACCCGACTGCCGGCCCGCGCGCCAACGGCAACGCCACAGCAGCTCCACAGGCTTGACAGTGCGCTTAGCCCCGCGGACGACAGGGAGAGCCGGCTGCCACAGAACGATGAAAGGCCGGCCGACGAGTACGACCAGCCGTGGGAGTGGAAAAAGAATGACATCTCCAAAGCGCTCGCCG TTCAGTTTGAGGGCGCTGAGAGGGAGCGCTCGCGCGTCCAAACAGAGAACAGCAGGATGACAAAGGCCGCCAACGCGTCGGCCGTGGCGGCCGACTCCAACACCCTGCGCCTGCTTTGTGACGCGCTGCCTCTCCTCGGAGAGCGAGTGGACCCCAACCTGCCGCTGGAAAGACAAGT GTGGTACCACGGAGCACTAAGTCGCTCCGAGGCAGAGACTCTGCTGACCCTGTGCAAGGAGAGCTCCTACCTGGTGAGGAACAGTCAGACCTGCCGCAGTGACTTTTCTCTCTCGCTcag GAGTTGCAAGGGCTTCATGCACATGAAGTTCACGCGCTTGGCCGACGGCTGCTTCGTCCTCGGCGAGAACAGCCCACCCTTCGCCACCATCCCGGAGGTCATCCACTACTACAGCTCGCACAAGCTGCCCATCCGGGGGGCCGAGCACATGTCCCTTCTGTATCCCGTCATTGTGCAGACGCTCTGA
- the LOC125981122 gene encoding cocaine- and amphetamine-regulated transcript protein, producing MHLQREPLLDISTMLSTRALFHLLLLLATAAFLYASATEDDSVEKRSLDFTLKNQQEQDLIDALQEVLEKLRNKEMPSEKKLGWLPSCDAGEPCAVRRGSRIGTLCSCPRGTSCNFYVLKCL from the exons ATGCATCTCCAAAGAGAACCCTTACTTGACATCAGCACCATGTTGAGCACCCGGGCCTTGTTCCACCTTCTCCTGCTCCTCGCCACCGCCGCCTTCCTGTACGCGTCCGCGACTGAGGACGACTCGGTGGAGAAGCGCTCGCTGGATTTCACGCTAAAAAATCAACAGGAACAAGATTTG ATTGATGCTTTACAAGAAGTACTGGAGAAGTTGAGGAACAAAGAGATGCCCTCTGAGAAAAAGTTGGGCTGGCTGCCTTCT TGCGACGCAGGTGAGCCATGCGCCGTGCGTCGAGGCTCCCGAATTGGCACGTTGTGCAGCTGCCCCCGAGGAACTTCTTGTAACTTTTATGTCCTCAAGTGCTTGTGA